In Paenibacillus phoenicis, one genomic interval encodes:
- the pxpB gene encoding 5-oxoprolinase subunit PxpB, translating to MDMTFSPSPAEFPVITPLGDSALIVTFGDSIQKSTHVKVRKLAEHLEHHPFPWMIETVPAFTSVTIYYDVMKLLEEAEKQEDQARTLTPYQLAEELVTELLHTLRDVNASPARIIEIPVCYGGEWGPDLETVAFRNGLTPQDVINIHTSADYLVYMLGFAPGFAYLGGMSKLIATPRRETPRLSIPAGTVGIAGDQTGVYPIDTPGGWQLIGKTPIELFKPQQMPPTLLQAGDIVRFYSITREQFEAWEELER from the coding sequence ATGGACATGACTTTTTCTCCGTCACCTGCTGAGTTTCCCGTCATCACTCCACTCGGAGATTCGGCGTTGATTGTGACGTTTGGTGATTCAATTCAAAAAAGTACACATGTAAAGGTAAGGAAGTTGGCGGAACATTTGGAGCATCACCCTTTTCCTTGGATGATCGAGACCGTTCCGGCTTTTACGTCGGTAACCATATATTATGACGTTATGAAGCTCTTGGAAGAAGCTGAGAAGCAGGAGGACCAGGCTCGCACACTGACCCCATACCAGTTAGCTGAAGAGCTTGTGACCGAGTTGCTTCACACACTGCGAGACGTTAATGCATCACCAGCCAGAATCATTGAAATTCCCGTTTGCTATGGAGGAGAGTGGGGCCCGGATCTAGAAACGGTAGCCTTCCGCAATGGACTAACACCTCAAGATGTGATCAACATTCATACATCCGCGGATTATCTGGTTTATATGCTTGGTTTTGCTCCTGGCTTCGCGTATTTGGGAGGAATGTCCAAACTCATTGCCACCCCGCGCCGGGAAACACCTCGCTTGTCCATTCCGGCCGGAACCGTTGGGATTGCCGGAGATCAGACGGGAGTTTATCCGATAGACACTCCTGGCGGCTGGCAGTTAATCGGTAAAACTCCAATCGAATTATTTAAGCCTCAGCAAATGCCGCCAACCTTGCTGCAGGCGGGAGATATCGTCCGCTTTTACTCGATCACCCGTGAACAATTTGAAGCATGGGAGGAGTTGGAGCGATGA
- a CDS encoding 5-oxoprolinase subunit C family protein, translating into MSLLIEKPGLLTTVQDLGRFGVQKYGVIVGGAMDAFALRIANLLVGNAEGEAGLEITLLGPVIHFEQTTLISLCGGDLSPKLNGVPVPLWRTVLAPKGSTLTFGPAKLGCRAYLAVGGGIDVPVQMNSRSTYLRAGIGGYEGRALAAGDRLTLGEISPLGSHFLGLLAREASKDSGAVSRWAVFPQMLPKYAANPTVQLIPGEEYELFQESSRHDLWQEEFAVLPQSDRMGYRFKGRELKLEQSKEMISSAVTVGTVQVPPDGNPIILMADRQTTGGYPKIAQVASVDLPLLAQASLGARVRFRKITLEEAQQQMIERELSIQTLREGLNQLEVSGRKF; encoded by the coding sequence ATGAGTCTCTTGATCGAAAAGCCCGGATTGTTGACCACGGTTCAGGATTTGGGAAGGTTTGGTGTCCAGAAGTATGGTGTGATCGTTGGCGGTGCCATGGATGCATTCGCCCTACGCATTGCGAACTTACTGGTTGGGAATGCGGAAGGTGAGGCCGGGCTCGAAATTACGCTGCTAGGTCCCGTAATCCACTTCGAGCAAACGACGCTGATCTCGCTTTGTGGAGGTGATTTATCCCCTAAGCTGAACGGTGTACCCGTTCCGTTATGGAGAACCGTTCTGGCGCCTAAGGGAAGTACGCTGACCTTCGGTCCGGCTAAGCTAGGCTGCCGCGCATACCTGGCGGTGGGGGGCGGCATCGATGTTCCGGTTCAGATGAACAGCCGTTCGACCTATTTGCGGGCAGGCATCGGCGGTTATGAAGGCCGGGCGCTTGCAGCCGGCGACCGGTTGACGCTGGGGGAAATCAGTCCGCTTGGCTCCCATTTTCTTGGTTTACTCGCCAGAGAGGCGAGCAAGGATAGCGGTGCGGTCAGCCGATGGGCGGTCTTTCCGCAGATGCTTCCGAAATATGCTGCAAATCCAACCGTGCAGCTGATTCCTGGAGAAGAATACGAATTGTTCCAAGAATCCAGCCGTCACGATTTATGGCAAGAGGAATTTGCGGTTTTGCCGCAGTCCGACCGGATGGGTTACCGTTTCAAAGGCCGGGAGTTAAAGCTGGAGCAATCGAAAGAGATGATCTCCTCGGCCGTGACGGTGGGAACTGTGCAGGTACCACCTGACGGGAACCCAATCATTTTGATGGCGGATCGCCAAACAACCGGAGGATATCCTAAAATTGCGCAAGTCGCGAGTGTAGATTTGCCGCTGCTAGCACAGGCCAGCTTAGGGGCTCGGGTGCGATTCCGGAAGATCACCTTGGAAGAGGCACAGCAGCAAATGATCGAGCGGGAACTCTCAATCCAAACGCTGCGAGAGGGTCTAAATCAGCTGGAGGTTTCGGGGCGCAAATTCTGA
- a CDS encoding ABC transporter ATP-binding protein yields MENKSHPKLEIRDLRVEYESKGQRTVALENVQLKVEDGEFVSVVGPSGCGKSTLLKVVSGLLKPAGGHAFLDGQEIQGVPSQVGMVFQNDALLPWKSVIDNVRLPLEIKGLAKDKQLEEANRLLKMVGLDGFSSYHPKELSGGMRKRVALARTFAYDPEIYLMDEPFGPLDAQTRVKIGEEFLQLWENVGKSVLFITHDIEEAIALSDRVIVMTSRPGRIKAEFKVNLQRPRPFYDIRFDPQFKELQKEIWAQMSDGE; encoded by the coding sequence ATGGAGAACAAAAGCCATCCAAAACTCGAAATTCGGGATTTGCGCGTTGAATACGAATCCAAGGGCCAACGCACCGTTGCCTTGGAGAACGTTCAGCTCAAGGTGGAAGACGGCGAGTTCGTATCTGTTGTAGGTCCGAGCGGCTGTGGAAAATCGACCTTGCTGAAGGTGGTGTCCGGGTTACTGAAGCCGGCCGGCGGCCATGCCTTTTTGGATGGTCAGGAAATCCAGGGCGTGCCAAGCCAGGTCGGAATGGTGTTTCAAAACGATGCGTTGCTCCCGTGGAAAAGCGTCATCGACAATGTGCGTCTACCTTTAGAAATCAAAGGGCTCGCGAAAGACAAGCAACTGGAAGAAGCGAACCGGTTGTTGAAAATGGTTGGACTTGATGGCTTCAGCAGTTACCATCCGAAGGAGCTATCGGGCGGGATGCGCAAGCGGGTAGCCCTGGCGCGGACCTTCGCTTACGACCCCGAAATTTATTTGATGGACGAGCCGTTTGGACCGCTCGATGCGCAAACCCGGGTGAAGATTGGGGAAGAATTCCTGCAGCTATGGGAAAATGTCGGCAAAAGCGTGCTCTTTATCACCCACGATATCGAAGAGGCGATTGCACTTTCTGACCGGGTGATCGTGATGACCTCCCGGCCGGGACGAATCAAAGCGGAGTTTAAAGTGAACTTGCAGCGGCCGCGCCCATTTTACGACATCCGATTTGATCCCCAGTTCAAGGAGCTGCAGAAAGAAATTTGGGCCCAAATGTCTGACGGGGAATAG
- a CDS encoding ABC transporter permease has translation MATKTSAPSASSPSPKAGRGNRSTTVWIGRLVVFIVIIGLWELLSGTAFNSFWLSKPSLIIKRIIDMTASGDLWFHMSITLQESIVGLIIGMLGGTLLGILLAFSGIFQKWVYPYIMALYSLPRVSLAPLFIVWFGIGMTSKILMVVAMVIFVAFYNAYEGVRNIDKDLMDMMSTFKAKWTHKLRWVVLPSITVWILTSLRLNIGMALIGSVIAELVGSNRGLGYYITYSSNMLDTTGIFTGLVLIMIIAVVLEQIIVQVERRLLKYR, from the coding sequence ATGGCAACAAAAACATCGGCACCATCGGCAAGCTCTCCTTCCCCTAAGGCTGGACGCGGGAATCGCAGCACCACCGTATGGATTGGCAGATTGGTCGTATTTATCGTCATTATCGGATTATGGGAGCTGCTATCGGGTACGGCGTTTAATTCTTTTTGGCTGAGCAAGCCGTCCCTGATTATTAAGCGGATTATCGACATGACCGCAAGCGGGGATCTATGGTTCCACATGAGCATTACGCTGCAGGAATCCATCGTAGGTCTCATTATCGGGATGCTTGGAGGTACATTGCTGGGGATTCTGCTCGCGTTCAGTGGGATTTTTCAAAAATGGGTGTATCCGTACATCATGGCATTGTACAGCTTGCCCCGGGTATCACTGGCACCGCTCTTTATCGTTTGGTTTGGGATCGGGATGACCTCGAAGATTCTGATGGTTGTAGCGATGGTTATTTTCGTAGCTTTTTACAATGCTTATGAAGGTGTACGCAACATCGACAAAGACTTGATGGATATGATGAGCACGTTTAAGGCGAAATGGACGCATAAGCTTCGCTGGGTCGTGCTTCCATCGATTACGGTTTGGATTCTAACCAGCTTGCGGCTGAATATCGGCATGGCTTTGATCGGGTCCGTGATCGCCGAGTTGGTTGGCTCCAACCGAGGGCTTGGATATTACATCACGTATTCGTCCAACATGCTGGATACGACAGGTATTTTTACAGGCCTTGTCCTCATCATGATTATCGCCGTTGTTTTGGAACAAATTATCGTTCAGGTCGAACGGCGGTTGCTGAAATACCGTTAA
- a CDS encoding ABC transporter substrate-binding protein produces the protein MKKTKMLLATLLVLTMALVSACGNNNNAAPAGNNGGAGNAATGTNEGDSNATQTENVKIRVGLVGGGMTPIIAQIGINDGSYEKAGITIEKQSFTSGADMVQALVGGSLDIVLGSYEHVLRQQKNGLGVKAYGEIYNGVGYSLVVKNDAPYQKLEDLKGTTLAVTKVGSLSDTGLREGLKAANIDPDKDVQIINGGSGATMLAAIESGKAAGGMVSEPTISQMLATGNYRVLYDPPYDFAGITVMAKTDWVEKNQDAMKRFLQVSNEVNERVQKDPASAVDAMLQEFDQIPAAVMETAVKNQLAKVPAGLKVTEEGAKNVTKTQIEAGVIDKEIPFEDTVDLSLLP, from the coding sequence ATGAAAAAAACAAAAATGCTTCTGGCAACGCTGCTCGTTTTGACGATGGCTTTGGTCAGCGCCTGCGGAAACAACAACAATGCGGCTCCTGCAGGTAATAACGGAGGCGCCGGCAATGCGGCAACAGGAACCAACGAAGGAGACAGCAATGCAACTCAAACGGAAAACGTCAAGATTCGCGTAGGTCTGGTGGGCGGCGGCATGACGCCGATTATCGCGCAAATTGGGATTAATGATGGCTCTTACGAGAAAGCCGGAATTACGATCGAGAAGCAAAGCTTCACGTCCGGCGCGGATATGGTACAAGCCTTGGTTGGCGGTAGCTTGGACATCGTATTGGGTTCTTATGAGCATGTATTAAGACAACAAAAGAACGGCCTTGGCGTGAAAGCTTACGGCGAAATTTACAATGGCGTTGGTTATTCGTTGGTCGTGAAGAATGATGCTCCGTATCAGAAGCTGGAAGATTTGAAGGGAACGACGCTGGCTGTAACCAAGGTAGGCAGCTTGTCCGACACAGGGCTGCGTGAAGGCTTGAAAGCGGCCAATATCGACCCGGACAAAGATGTACAAATCATCAATGGTGGCAGCGGCGCTACGATGCTGGCCGCAATCGAAAGCGGCAAAGCTGCTGGCGGTATGGTGTCCGAGCCTACGATTTCGCAAATGTTAGCTACCGGGAACTACCGGGTGCTGTACGATCCGCCGTATGATTTTGCCGGAATTACCGTCATGGCGAAAACGGATTGGGTTGAGAAAAATCAGGATGCGATGAAGCGGTTCCTTCAAGTCAGCAATGAAGTGAATGAGCGCGTGCAGAAGGATCCGGCCTCCGCAGTAGATGCAATGCTGCAAGAGTTCGACCAAATTCCAGCCGCCGTCATGGAGACGGCAGTTAAAAATCAACTGGCGAAAGTGCCGGCAGGACTTAAGGTAACTGAGGAAGGCGCGAAGAATGTCACGAAGACACAAATCGAGGCAGGCGTCATCGATAAAGAAATCCCGTTTGAAGATACGGTTGACCTCTCGTTACTTCCTTAA
- a CDS encoding UbiD family decarboxylase: MAKDLRTYLGQLTQFDVNSVKLVDTEVDPRFGITAYAAALAEKGEYPALLFNKVKGAQMACISNLLTSYERVALYLGCEVQDIPRVYGEKLQQPIEPVVVDRTAAKVKENVIEEADVDLSKLPIPVHNEMDGGPYLSAGVMIIRDPDSGLINAGIYRHQIFNERDMGVWFLGAHHGGLIYKKYKKQGKPAPIAIALGHHPGFIMGAVSRVQGIGGEYEAAGALMGEPLELVQADTSDLLVPAHAEIILEGEILPDNDHSEGPFGEWPGHYLGGGSVPTIRIKRITYRNHAIFQDIVASGREHLVVGGVPRSGSIYHTVKKIVPGLKTVNVPFYARMNCYLSIQKEKDADVKKAAFAALNTEPENLRHIVVVDEDIDVFNGEEVAWAIGTRFDAERDLLVIPRWNGPGGLLPTNWEYNAEGKNTPRMSSAVIVDATKPAPPVVFPKRAVVPKEQVELADLASLRKLSAEEKNNWQI; encoded by the coding sequence ATGGCCAAAGATTTAAGAACCTATCTCGGGCAATTAACGCAATTTGATGTGAATAGCGTCAAGCTTGTCGACACGGAGGTTGATCCGCGTTTTGGCATTACCGCCTATGCTGCGGCATTGGCGGAGAAAGGCGAATACCCTGCCTTGTTGTTCAACAAGGTGAAGGGCGCGCAAATGGCGTGCATTTCCAACCTGTTGACCTCGTACGAGCGCGTCGCCCTCTACTTGGGATGTGAGGTCCAGGACATTCCACGGGTATATGGCGAGAAATTGCAGCAACCGATTGAACCGGTGGTCGTAGACCGCACTGCTGCCAAAGTGAAGGAAAACGTGATTGAAGAAGCAGACGTTGACCTGTCCAAGCTGCCGATTCCCGTGCACAACGAGATGGATGGCGGGCCATACTTGTCGGCAGGTGTGATGATTATCCGCGACCCGGATTCCGGGCTGATTAATGCTGGGATCTATCGTCACCAAATCTTCAACGAACGCGACATGGGCGTGTGGTTCCTTGGTGCGCACCACGGCGGATTGATTTATAAAAAGTACAAAAAACAAGGCAAGCCGGCTCCGATTGCGATCGCACTAGGTCACCATCCCGGCTTTATCATGGGAGCGGTTTCCCGGGTTCAAGGGATCGGTGGCGAATATGAAGCGGCTGGCGCGTTAATGGGCGAACCCTTGGAGCTGGTGCAAGCGGACACGTCCGATCTGCTCGTCCCGGCGCATGCCGAGATCATTCTGGAAGGCGAGATTTTGCCGGATAACGATCACAGCGAGGGGCCGTTCGGCGAATGGCCGGGCCATTATCTCGGCGGAGGTTCGGTACCTACGATCCGCATCAAACGCATTACATACCGGAATCATGCGATCTTCCAAGATATCGTCGCTTCCGGTCGAGAGCATTTGGTTGTGGGCGGAGTGCCGCGTTCCGGCAGCATTTATCATACAGTGAAGAAAATCGTACCGGGTCTCAAGACGGTAAACGTTCCTTTCTACGCCCGGATGAACTGTTATTTGTCGATTCAGAAGGAAAAGGATGCGGACGTAAAAAAAGCGGCTTTTGCAGCGCTTAACACCGAGCCGGAGAATTTGCGTCATATCGTCGTCGTGGACGAGGACATCGACGTGTTTAACGGGGAAGAGGTCGCTTGGGCGATTGGCACGCGGTTTGATGCGGAGCGCGATTTGCTGGTCATCCCGCGTTGGAACGGTCCCGGCGGTTTGCTTCCGACGAACTGGGAGTACAACGCCGAAGGCAAGAATACGCCGCGTATGTCCAGCGCCGTGATTGTAGACGCCACCAAACCTGCGCCGCCTGTGGTCTTTCCGAAACGGGCCGTGGTTCCGAAGGAGCAGGTGGAACTGGCCGATCTGGCTTCGCTGCGCAAACTGTCCGCAGAAGAGAAAAACAACTGGCAAATCTAA
- a CDS encoding LamB/YcsF family protein, with amino-acid sequence MNNVVDLNCDMGESFGAYKLGRDNEVLKFVTSANIACGFHAGDPATMRQTVKLALDHGVALGAHPGLQDLVGFGRRDMDLSPQEAYDIVVYQIGALWGFVRAQGAKLQHVKAHGSLYNMAARNAGLAEAIAEAVYKVDPELILFGLAGSELIKAGKKAGLRTASEVFSDRTYQSDGSLTSRRLPDALITDEEQSVKQVIRMVAEGKVMSQQNVDVDIQADTICIHGDGIHAVEFAGKIRSSLTAAGITVQSVGITLGQQA; translated from the coding sequence ATGAATAACGTAGTGGATTTGAACTGTGATATGGGCGAGAGCTTTGGCGCTTATAAGCTGGGCAGAGACAACGAGGTGTTGAAATTCGTCACCTCCGCGAACATCGCTTGCGGTTTCCATGCCGGCGACCCGGCGACGATGCGCCAGACCGTGAAGCTGGCATTGGATCATGGAGTGGCTTTAGGAGCACATCCTGGGCTGCAGGATTTGGTTGGATTTGGCCGTCGCGATATGGACCTGTCTCCGCAAGAGGCTTATGACATCGTGGTGTATCAGATTGGTGCGCTGTGGGGATTTGTACGCGCGCAAGGGGCCAAGCTGCAGCATGTCAAAGCCCATGGTTCCTTGTATAACATGGCGGCACGGAACGCCGGTTTGGCGGAGGCGATCGCCGAAGCAGTATATAAGGTAGATCCGGAGTTGATTCTGTTTGGTCTTGCTGGCAGCGAGTTGATCAAAGCCGGGAAAAAAGCCGGGTTGCGCACAGCGAGCGAAGTATTCTCCGACCGGACTTACCAATCCGACGGTTCGCTCACCTCGCGCCGTTTGCCGGACGCTCTGATTACGGATGAGGAGCAATCGGTGAAACAGGTCATTCGGATGGTTGCCGAAGGCAAAGTGATGTCGCAGCAGAACGTCGATGTGGACATCCAAGCGGATACGATTTGTATTCATGGTGACGGCATTCATGCGGTCGAATTCGCTGGTAAAATCCGCAGTTCATTAACCGCCGCAGGGATTACGGTTCAATCGGTAGGGATCACGCTGGGGCAACAAGCGTAA
- a CDS encoding FAD-binding protein, whose protein sequence is MEPLHLQTDVLVVGSGAAGLMAARAAADEGARVILTDKSLISRGGATILAQMTVAVALGEAEEDSTEIHFEDTMKGSRGLADPNIVRAVVERGPEVILEAEGYGVKWARTPDGKRSQTFAPGHSKARCVYVDILNTGGATAAGLKKAIWKDEKIQRLKNVMITKVVVENGRAVGAIGFEMEEYRPISIAASSVILATGGLTEVFERNSASANMTGDGFVLAAEAGAEVRDMEMVQFFPIAHLFPPLVGIDPIMWDPFRYKLGGRLLNGLKEEFMDKYNGEVAGKYTAARDQTTLAIFREVEAGRGTPHGGAYLDFTMVPEDKLKEAFGPVIDILRNQGVDLTKDMVEVAPMAHFMLGGVRVDEAMRTRVPGLLASGELIYGMHGANRLSGNAITEALVTGRIAGETAAREKSDALDEAAVRQAFEREMERLTQFWHPVPVERDTASLQAFKRKLQKVMWKGAGPLRTESGLKEALTELQALRSELDSISLAKPGKFALSLFEKLEAANMLKVSEAIVLGALERKETRGAHVRLDYDETLSQPSSYSYVLNEAGEWVVSEVPLPAGS, encoded by the coding sequence ATGGAACCATTGCATTTGCAGACGGATGTGTTGGTTGTCGGCTCCGGCGCCGCCGGGTTGATGGCGGCCCGAGCGGCGGCCGATGAAGGCGCCCGCGTGATTTTGACCGACAAGAGCTTAATCAGCCGGGGCGGAGCGACGATTTTGGCGCAGATGACCGTGGCCGTGGCTTTGGGCGAAGCGGAAGAGGATAGCACGGAAATTCATTTTGAGGACACGATGAAGGGAAGCCGGGGCTTGGCCGATCCGAACATCGTCCGCGCCGTTGTTGAACGGGGACCTGAAGTAATCCTCGAAGCGGAAGGTTATGGCGTTAAGTGGGCCCGAACGCCGGATGGCAAGCGTTCGCAGACGTTTGCTCCGGGGCATTCCAAAGCCCGCTGCGTCTACGTGGACATTTTGAATACGGGCGGTGCTACGGCAGCCGGTTTAAAGAAGGCGATATGGAAGGACGAGAAGATCCAGCGGCTCAAAAACGTGATGATCACGAAAGTTGTCGTCGAAAATGGGCGGGCCGTTGGTGCAATCGGCTTTGAGATGGAGGAGTACCGTCCGATTAGTATCGCCGCTTCATCGGTCATTTTGGCCACGGGCGGATTAACGGAGGTCTTTGAGCGTAACAGTGCGTCGGCGAACATGACCGGCGACGGATTCGTACTGGCGGCCGAGGCGGGCGCCGAGGTGCGCGATATGGAAATGGTGCAGTTCTTCCCGATCGCCCACCTGTTTCCGCCGCTCGTTGGCATCGATCCGATCATGTGGGATCCGTTCCGCTATAAGCTGGGCGGCCGTCTGCTGAACGGTTTAAAAGAAGAATTTATGGATAAATACAACGGGGAAGTTGCCGGAAAATACACGGCTGCGCGTGACCAAACGACGCTGGCGATTTTCCGCGAGGTGGAGGCTGGCCGCGGCACGCCGCACGGCGGGGCGTATCTTGACTTCACGATGGTGCCGGAGGACAAGCTGAAGGAAGCGTTTGGTCCGGTCATCGATATTTTGCGGAATCAAGGCGTTGATTTGACCAAAGATATGGTGGAAGTGGCGCCGATGGCGCACTTTATGCTTGGCGGCGTACGCGTGGACGAAGCGATGCGCACGCGGGTGCCAGGGCTGCTGGCATCGGGCGAGCTGATTTATGGCATGCATGGCGCTAACCGCTTATCTGGCAATGCCATCACTGAAGCGCTGGTCACCGGCCGTATCGCCGGCGAAACCGCGGCACGGGAGAAAAGCGATGCGCTGGATGAAGCTGCTGTACGTCAAGCGTTTGAGCGGGAGATGGAGCGGCTCACGCAATTTTGGCACCCTGTCCCGGTTGAACGGGATACCGCATCGCTCCAAGCGTTTAAACGCAAGCTGCAGAAGGTGATGTGGAAGGGAGCCGGACCGCTTCGTACGGAAAGCGGCTTGAAGGAAGCGTTGACGGAGCTGCAGGCACTGCGCAGCGAGCTGGACAGCATCTCGCTGGCGAAGCCGGGCAAGTTTGCGCTGTCCCTGTTCGAGAAGCTGGAAGCCGCCAACATGCTGAAGGTCAGCGAAGCGATTGTGCTGGGCGCACTGGAACGCAAGGAGACGCGCGGCGCACATGTGCGGTTGGACTACGATGAAACGCTCAGCCAACCGTCCAGCTACAGCTATGTCTTGAATGAGGCAGGGGAATGGGTCGTATCCGAGGTTCCGCTGCCGGCGGGCAGCTAA
- a CDS encoding 2Fe-2S iron-sulfur cluster-binding protein: MATVTLNVVRGDAESGASLEKYEVPFRDGMSLLDAIFWIREHVDPSFSVRYSCRSANACKECSAFVDGKPGYLCSIRAVPGSEVKIEPLTGRPWIKDLATALE, translated from the coding sequence ATGGCAACAGTGACTTTAAACGTAGTTCGCGGTGATGCGGAAAGCGGCGCTTCCTTGGAGAAATACGAAGTTCCGTTCCGGGACGGGATGAGCCTGCTGGATGCGATCTTTTGGATTCGGGAGCATGTAGACCCGTCCTTTTCGGTACGGTATTCCTGCCGTTCCGCCAACGCCTGCAAAGAATGCTCGGCGTTTGTGGACGGCAAACCTGGCTACTTGTGCAGCATCCGTGCCGTTCCAGGCAGTGAGGTTAAGATCGAACCGCTGACCGGCCGTCCGTGGATCAAGGATTTGGCGACAGCGCTGGAGTAG
- a CDS encoding FAD binding domain-containing protein produces the protein MAWLQPRSLDEALELLRERNPRIVCGGTDLFVNAQRKSYESEHTDWLDIRRVPELQATRRTEAGLEIGAAVTAAEIWGSDTFRVVPALQQAARIVGGWQIQNRASLGGNVANASPAADMVVPLVAYRAEVRLAGADGTRCVPIADFITGPKATQLRERELIASLFIPARVLEVPQVFLRHDQRAATDISIVSVALLLQGKGSEIEWGTAAIGAAAPKPFTLSAEEEQRWSGELTAAKLDELSALYVQHSSPITDVRASAEYRRALVGTYIKRAANALLANGL, from the coding sequence ATGGCCTGGTTACAGCCCCGCAGTTTAGACGAAGCGCTTGAGCTGCTTCGGGAGCGGAACCCCCGCATCGTGTGCGGGGGAACCGATTTGTTCGTGAACGCGCAGCGCAAATCGTACGAGTCGGAGCATACCGACTGGCTCGACATCCGGCGCGTGCCGGAGCTGCAAGCGACCCGCCGAACCGAGGCGGGTCTCGAAATCGGCGCCGCGGTGACGGCCGCCGAAATTTGGGGCAGCGACACGTTTCGCGTCGTGCCCGCGCTGCAACAAGCCGCCCGTATCGTCGGCGGCTGGCAGATCCAAAACCGCGCATCGCTTGGCGGCAATGTGGCGAACGCCTCCCCGGCAGCCGATATGGTCGTTCCGCTCGTCGCTTACCGAGCGGAAGTCCGGCTTGCCGGGGCGGACGGCACCCGCTGCGTGCCGATCGCGGACTTCATCACCGGGCCGAAGGCGACCCAGCTTCGCGAACGCGAGCTGATCGCGTCGCTGTTCATCCCGGCCCGGGTGCTCGAGGTGCCGCAGGTGTTTCTGCGGCACGATCAGCGCGCGGCCACCGACATCTCGATCGTCTCCGTCGCCTTGCTGTTGCAAGGCAAGGGCAGCGAGATCGAGTGGGGGACTGCCGCGATTGGCGCGGCCGCGCCCAAGCCTTTCACGCTGAGCGCGGAGGAAGAGCAGCGCTGGAGCGGGGAACTTACTGCCGCTAAGCTGGACGAGCTCAGCGCGTTATACGTTCAGCATAGCTCGCCGATCACGGATGTGCGCGCCAGCGCGGAGTATCGCCGCGCCTTAGTCGGGACTTATATCAAGCGGGCCGCGAACGCTTTGCTCGCAAACGGCCTGTAA
- a CDS encoding type 2 periplasmic-binding domain-containing protein: MAGTTLKIAMSESDRTLKLLSGAKPLPGFALDVQRESIEEIFVKQISQASYDVSELSLASYLIAKGGGDTRLTAIPVFLSRSFRHNAIYVRSDSPYTHPSELKGKRFGFPEFQMTAAVWVRGMFRHEWGIATDEMEWYTFRPERVPVETPAKLVEGDIFEALAEGKVDAIMTARRPPAKLFPASGEGGVLRRLIPDVWNVERKYYQRTGIFPIMHLVSLKAETVQQFPELPKQLYELMREIKDEGITELLETIRNATSNPFVWESAEQSAKLMNGDMWPYGVAANWPQIETFISYLQEDGLLDRSFTPQEVFHSSVQDT, translated from the coding sequence ATGGCAGGGACAACCTTAAAGATCGCGATGTCAGAGAGCGATCGCACCTTAAAGTTGCTCAGCGGCGCCAAACCGCTGCCGGGCTTTGCGCTCGACGTGCAGCGGGAGTCGATCGAGGAGATTTTTGTTAAACAAATTTCGCAGGCGTCGTATGACGTATCCGAGCTTTCGTTGGCCTCCTACCTGATTGCCAAAGGCGGAGGAGATACGCGGTTAACGGCAATACCGGTATTTCTGTCCCGGTCATTCCGGCATAATGCGATTTATGTCCGCTCGGACAGTCCGTATACTCACCCTTCTGAACTCAAAGGCAAGCGGTTCGGATTTCCCGAGTTTCAAATGACGGCGGCCGTATGGGTCCGGGGCATGTTCCGGCATGAATGGGGGATCGCCACCGATGAGATGGAATGGTATACGTTCCGTCCAGAGCGGGTGCCGGTGGAGACGCCGGCAAAGCTGGTGGAAGGCGATATTTTTGAAGCGCTGGCTGAAGGCAAAGTGGATGCGATCATGACGGCTCGGCGCCCGCCGGCCAAGTTGTTCCCCGCTTCGGGCGAAGGCGGCGTGCTGCGCCGGTTAATCCCGGACGTCTGGAACGTCGAGCGGAAGTATTACCAGCGTACGGGGATTTTCCCGATTATGCACTTGGTTTCGCTGAAGGCGGAGACCGTTCAGCAATTTCCGGAACTGCCGAAGCAGTTGTACGAGCTGATGCGGGAGATCAAAGATGAAGGGATCACCGAGCTGCTGGAGACGATTCGCAACGCAACCTCCAATCCGTTTGTCTGGGAATCGGCTGAACAATCGGCCAAGCTGATGAACGGGGATATGTGGCCTTATGGCGTTGCTGCGAACTGGCCGCAGATCGAGACGTTTATTTCCTATCTTCAGGAGGACGGCTTGCTGGATCGCAGCTTCACGCCGCAGGAAGTGTTCCATTCCTCCGTCCAAGACACATAA